A genomic region of Laspinema palackyanum D2c contains the following coding sequences:
- the uvrA gene encoding excinuclease ABC subunit UvrA produces MPKRASASTKQPAPSLNGSSLTEAVVNPRDHGIRIRGARQHNLKNIDLELPRDRLIVFTGVSGSGKSSLAFDTIFAEGQRRYVESLSAYARQFLGQLDKPDVESIEGLSPAISIDQKSTSHNPRSTVGTVTEIYDYLRLLFGRAGKPHCPICDRSIAPQTIDEMCDRVMELPDRTKFQILAPVVRGKKGTHKKVLSSLSSEGFVRVRVNGEIRELSDKIELDKNHTHTIEIVVDRLIKKAGIQERLVDSLTTGLRHSEGIAIIQLLDSTADDGESELVFSEKFACPEHGAVMEELSPRLFSFNSPYGACESCHGLGSFRTFSPELIIPDPDAPIYEAIAPWADKESAYYLSVLQGLAKGYGFELTTPWNELTAKQQKTILYGADEPINIEGWGNNRRYAGALALLQRYYEESASELQKQKLEQYLVDRPCESCHGKRLKPEALAVRIGSEHIDDLTSVSIRDCRDRIDQLQLSSRQAQIAELVLREICARLQFLLDVGLDYLTLDRPAMTLSGGEAQRIRLATQIGAGLTGVLYVLDEPSIGLHQRDNGRLLHTLTKLRDLGNTLIVVEHDEDTIRAADWIVDIGPRAGVHGGEIVAQGQLDALLTAENSLTGSYLSGRVQIETPGERREGNGRSLVMKNCSRNNLKQIDVEIPLGKLVCVTGVSGSGKSSLINDLLYPALQHHITRKTPFPGDMGALKTLGEKSLKDAVDKVIIIDQSPIGRTPRSNPATYTGVFDMIRGLFAETIEAKARGYKPGQFSFNVKGGRCEACGGQGVNVISMNFLPDVYVQCDICKGARYNRETLQVKYKGYSIADVLNLTVEEGLELFKHIPRAATRLQTLVDVGLGYIHLGQPAPTLSGGEAQRVKLATELSRRATGKTLYLIDEPTTGLSFYDVHQLLNVLQRLVDKGNSILTIEHNLDVIRCADWVIDLGPEGGDKGGEAIATGTPEEVAENPHSYTGQFLKRVLQQYPAQS; encoded by the coding sequence ATGCCTAAACGTGCCAGTGCGTCTACAAAGCAACCCGCGCCGAGTTTGAATGGATCCTCTCTGACCGAGGCGGTGGTCAATCCCCGGGATCATGGGATCCGAATTCGGGGGGCAAGACAGCACAACCTTAAAAATATTGACCTCGAACTCCCACGCGATCGCCTGATTGTCTTTACCGGCGTTTCTGGATCCGGTAAATCCTCCCTTGCCTTCGATACGATTTTTGCCGAGGGTCAGCGGCGTTATGTGGAGTCCCTCAGCGCCTACGCCCGTCAGTTTCTCGGGCAACTGGATAAACCGGATGTGGAATCCATTGAGGGACTCTCTCCGGCGATTTCTATTGACCAAAAATCCACCTCCCACAATCCGCGATCGACGGTGGGAACGGTGACGGAAATTTATGATTATTTGCGGTTGTTATTTGGACGGGCGGGAAAACCTCACTGCCCGATTTGCGATCGCTCGATCGCCCCACAAACCATTGATGAAATGTGCGATCGGGTGATGGAACTGCCGGACCGCACTAAATTTCAAATTCTCGCCCCGGTGGTTCGCGGGAAAAAAGGCACTCATAAAAAAGTGCTGTCTAGTCTCTCTTCCGAGGGGTTTGTGCGGGTGCGGGTGAATGGCGAAATTCGCGAACTTTCGGACAAGATTGAACTGGATAAAAATCATACCCATACGATTGAAATTGTCGTTGATCGCCTGATTAAAAAAGCAGGCATCCAAGAACGATTAGTGGATTCTTTAACCACGGGATTGCGCCATTCGGAAGGAATTGCGATTATTCAATTGTTAGACAGTACCGCCGATGACGGAGAGAGCGAATTAGTCTTTTCTGAGAAGTTTGCTTGTCCCGAACATGGGGCGGTGATGGAAGAACTTTCCCCGCGTTTGTTTTCTTTTAATTCCCCCTATGGTGCTTGTGAAAGTTGTCATGGATTGGGCAGTTTTCGGACCTTTTCCCCGGAGTTAATTATTCCGGACCCGGATGCGCCGATTTATGAGGCGATCGCACCTTGGGCGGACAAAGAGAGTGCTTATTATCTCTCGGTGTTGCAAGGATTGGCAAAGGGGTATGGATTTGAATTGACCACACCCTGGAACGAGTTGACGGCAAAACAGCAAAAAACCATTTTATATGGTGCAGATGAACCCATTAATATCGAAGGATGGGGAAACAATCGGCGGTATGCCGGTGCATTGGCGTTGTTGCAACGGTACTATGAAGAAAGTGCCTCGGAACTGCAAAAACAAAAATTAGAGCAGTATTTGGTCGATCGCCCTTGCGAAAGTTGTCACGGCAAACGCTTGAAACCGGAAGCGTTGGCGGTGAGAATTGGGAGTGAACATATTGATGATTTAACCTCGGTTTCGATTCGGGACTGTCGCGATCGCATTGATCAGTTACAATTGAGCAGTCGGCAAGCACAAATTGCCGAACTCGTCCTCCGAGAAATTTGCGCGCGACTGCAATTTTTATTAGATGTGGGATTGGATTATCTCACTCTCGATCGCCCTGCCATGACCCTTTCCGGAGGAGAAGCGCAACGGATTCGTCTGGCAACCCAAATCGGCGCGGGATTAACCGGGGTGTTATACGTTCTCGATGAACCGAGTATCGGACTCCATCAACGGGACAACGGACGATTGCTGCATACCTTAACCAAATTACGCGATTTGGGTAATACCTTAATTGTCGTGGAACATGACGAAGACACGATTCGCGCTGCGGATTGGATTGTCGATATCGGTCCTCGCGCTGGGGTACATGGCGGCGAAATTGTTGCCCAAGGACAGTTAGATGCCCTTTTAACAGCGGAAAATTCTCTCACCGGGTCCTATTTATCCGGGCGAGTACAAATTGAAACCCCGGGGGAACGGCGCGAAGGAAATGGCCGTTCTTTGGTGATGAAAAACTGTTCTCGCAACAATCTCAAGCAGATTGATGTAGAAATTCCTCTCGGAAAATTAGTTTGTGTGACGGGAGTTTCTGGATCGGGTAAATCCAGCTTAATTAATGATTTACTGTATCCGGCATTGCAACATCATATCACCCGAAAAACTCCCTTTCCCGGGGATATGGGCGCACTCAAAACCTTGGGTGAAAAGAGTTTAAAAGATGCTGTGGATAAGGTAATTATTATCGACCAATCCCCCATCGGCAGAACCCCTCGGTCCAATCCTGCTACCTATACCGGCGTGTTTGATATGATTCGGGGGTTATTTGCAGAAACCATCGAAGCAAAAGCGCGCGGATACAAACCGGGTCAATTTTCTTTTAATGTCAAAGGCGGACGTTGCGAAGCTTGTGGCGGACAAGGGGTGAATGTCATTTCTATGAACTTTTTACCCGATGTTTATGTGCAGTGTGATATTTGTAAAGGTGCGCGATATAATCGCGAAACTTTACAAGTGAAATACAAGGGATATTCCATTGCCGATGTGTTGAATCTCACCGTGGAAGAAGGATTAGAACTCTTTAAACATATCCCTCGGGCGGCAACAAGGTTGCAAACCTTAGTGGATGTGGGATTAGGATATATTCACCTGGGACAACCGGCACCCACTCTCTCGGGGGGTGAAGCGCAACGGGTCAAACTGGCAACGGAACTCTCTCGACGCGCTACGGGAAAAACCTTGTATTTAATCGATGAACCGACGACGGGATTATCGTTTTATGATGTGCATCAATTGTTGAATGTGTTGCAGCGGTTGGTGGATAAAGGGAACTCAATTTTAACCATTGAACACAACTTAGATGTGATTCGCTGTGCAGATTGGGTGATTGATTTAGGACCGGAAGGCGGGGACAAAGGGGGAGAGGCGATCGCCACCGGAACCCCAGAGGAAGTAGCGGAAAATCCTCATTCCTACACGGGACAATTTTTAAAGCGCGTTTTGCAGCAATATCCCGCCCAATCCTAA
- a CDS encoding DUF2358 domain-containing protein, whose translation MDEYQSQVEKAVATLKEDLPTLFEKDISYDIYRKDIFFKDPVNQFKWKFNYRIIFWTLRFHGQLFFTELYFDLHDVEQVAPDMILANWTVRGRLRLPWKADLFFNGYSNYKLDENGLIYEHIDTWDREPKAILKQFLPESMM comes from the coding sequence ATGGACGAATATCAATCCCAAGTCGAAAAGGCAGTCGCCACTTTAAAGGAAGACTTACCCACGTTATTTGAAAAAGATATTTCTTATGATATTTATCGCAAAGATATCTTTTTCAAAGACCCGGTAAATCAGTTTAAGTGGAAATTCAATTATCGCATTATTTTCTGGACGTTACGGTTTCACGGACAACTGTTTTTCACCGAACTCTATTTTGATTTACATGATGTCGAACAGGTTGCGCCGGATATGATTTTAGCCAATTGGACCGTGCGCGGGCGATTACGTTTACCCTGGAAAGCGGATTTATTTTTTAATGGGTATTCTAATTACAAGTTAGATGAAAATGGGTTAATTTATGAACATATTGACACTTGGGACCGGGAACCGAAGGCGATTTTAAAACAATTTCTTCCAGAATCAATGATGTAG
- a CDS encoding NAD(P)H-binding protein, giving the protein MKAFVAGATGQTGRRIVEELVKREIPVRALVRNLEKGQQLLPPQVELVVGDVLNPQSLNEAIADCTVVLCATGATPSFDPTGPYRIDYEGTKHLVDVAKVKGIEQFVLVSSLCVSNLFHPLNLFWLILVWKRQAEKYIENSGLTYTIVRPGGLKNTEDEANIVMKSQDKLFDGSIPRTKVAVVSVEALFQPAARNKIVEIVTNAEAPAQAFPELFASVV; this is encoded by the coding sequence ATGAAAGCATTTGTAGCGGGTGCCACGGGACAGACAGGACGACGAATTGTCGAAGAATTGGTCAAGCGGGAGATTCCCGTGCGCGCCTTGGTGCGGAACTTGGAGAAAGGTCAGCAACTCTTACCTCCCCAGGTGGAGTTAGTCGTGGGGGATGTGTTGAATCCCCAGAGTCTCAACGAGGCGATCGCGGATTGTACCGTGGTGTTATGCGCCACCGGTGCAACTCCCAGTTTCGACCCCACGGGACCCTATCGCATCGACTATGAAGGGACCAAGCACCTCGTGGATGTTGCCAAAGTCAAGGGAATCGAACAGTTTGTTCTGGTTTCCTCCTTGTGCGTCTCTAACTTATTCCATCCGCTCAATTTATTTTGGCTGATTTTAGTCTGGAAAAGACAAGCCGAAAAATATATCGAAAACAGCGGTTTAACTTACACCATCGTCCGTCCAGGCGGATTAAAAAATACCGAAGATGAAGCGAATATCGTCATGAAATCTCAGGATAAATTATTTGATGGGAGCATTCCGCGAACTAAAGTCGCCGTAGTCAGCGTTGAAGCCCTATTTCAACCGGCCGCCCGGAATAAAATTGTCGAAATTGTCACCAATGCGGAAGCGCCAGCCCAAGCATTCCCTGAGCTATTTGCCAGTGTAGTTTAA
- a CDS encoding ankyrin repeat domain-containing protein — protein sequence MLSNQDLLLIQAARIGNIHQVITLLAEGARVNAKDGEGTTPLMFASQKGYTEIARHLLEAGADANLAREKYGITPLMFAAANHQIDVVCLLLSFGAQVNARNDDGSTALMVAALKGNPAIADLLLTHGAEPNIKDKDDDTALKLAIVEGHVAIVRSLLAAGAHLEAIADLDSLLFRIAQKGNAELLELLIQKGLSSQKYECGSALLEAAERGDLPIVQILLAAETNPNVTDKDAETPLLLASDRGHTEVVIALLSAGADVNAKNLDGFTPLMAGASGGHWQMVRSLLDAGAEINAIDSDGETALNWAVVEGYADVVNLLLDSGADFQRCNRLGDTPLFVAALHDRADIVAALLHKGAEVNPTNFDETPLTATAELGHLDTIRVLLKAGADPNAVSTGGKTALMKAADRNLTEVMEVLIAAGADVNRQDDAGASALMWAAHRGFEEAVHLLVSAGANVNLKNRGGYTALAIAEFNGYKKVARSLRNAGTQE from the coding sequence ATGCTCTCTAACCAGGATCTTTTATTAATTCAGGCGGCTCGAATTGGCAACATTCATCAAGTCATTACCCTGCTGGCTGAAGGTGCGCGTGTCAATGCCAAAGATGGAGAAGGCACGACTCCGTTAATGTTTGCCTCCCAGAAAGGTTACACGGAAATCGCCCGTCACTTGCTCGAAGCCGGTGCCGATGCCAATCTTGCCCGAGAAAAGTACGGCATCACCCCGTTGATGTTCGCGGCAGCCAATCATCAGATTGATGTGGTCTGCCTGTTGCTCTCCTTTGGAGCACAGGTGAACGCCCGGAATGATGATGGCAGTACGGCACTGATGGTGGCGGCGCTCAAAGGCAATCCGGCAATCGCCGATCTGCTGTTGACCCACGGTGCCGAACCCAATATCAAAGATAAAGATGATGATACCGCCCTCAAACTTGCCATTGTTGAGGGTCATGTTGCGATTGTTAGGTCTCTCCTGGCAGCAGGGGCCCATTTAGAGGCGATCGCTGACCTGGATTCCCTCTTATTCCGCATCGCCCAGAAGGGGAATGCGGAACTGTTAGAACTGCTGATCCAAAAAGGTCTCTCCTCTCAAAAATATGAGTGCGGCAGTGCCTTACTCGAAGCCGCAGAACGGGGGGACCTGCCCATTGTCCAAATCTTGTTAGCCGCTGAGACTAACCCCAATGTCACGGATAAAGATGCGGAAACACCCCTGCTACTGGCGAGCGATCGCGGCCATACCGAGGTGGTAATTGCCCTGCTGAGTGCAGGTGCTGATGTCAATGCCAAAAATCTCGATGGCTTTACCCCCCTGATGGCTGGGGCATCTGGCGGCCATTGGCAGATGGTGCGATCGCTGCTGGATGCCGGTGCCGAGATTAATGCGATCGATAGTGACGGAGAAACCGCCTTAAATTGGGCCGTAGTTGAAGGGTATGCCGATGTGGTCAACCTGTTACTCGACTCCGGTGCCGATTTCCAACGGTGCAATCGTCTCGGAGACACCCCCTTATTTGTCGCCGCCTTGCACGATCGCGCCGACATTGTGGCGGCCCTCCTCCACAAAGGTGCAGAGGTTAACCCCACCAACTTTGACGAAACCCCCCTCACCGCCACCGCTGAACTCGGCCATCTGGACACCATCCGAGTCCTACTCAAAGCCGGTGCGGACCCCAATGCCGTCTCCACCGGAGGCAAAACTGCCCTGATGAAAGCTGCCGATCGCAATTTGACCGAAGTTATGGAGGTCCTGATTGCTGCCGGTGCCGATGTCAACCGCCAAGATGATGCTGGGGCCAGTGCCTTGATGTGGGCTGCCCATCGGGGTTTTGAGGAAGCGGTACACCTGTTGGTATCTGCCGGTGCCAATGTTAATCTCAAAAATCGCGGAGGGTACACCGCCTTGGCGATCGCGGAGTTTAACGGCTACAAAAAAGTAGCGCGATCGCTTCGTAACGCCGGAACTCAAGAATAA
- a CDS encoding L-lactate MFS transporter, giving the protein MNVTHDRSELTLFGLPAQQGRWLMIPLGMSVLLCLGSVYSWSVFRKPLEGELNIGATESLLPYTVALVFYAALMPIAGFYIPRIGSRIVTAIGGIIVGVGYILSSFANNIVAMTLTYGLIAGTGVGIAYGVPMAVVARWFPDKKGLAVGLTIIGFGLSPLITAPLAKGLIDAYSVRETLRILGIAFTLIILAIATTLKMPPKDWQPAQPLSPASCTVPSAYPGNMLKSRSFYGLWICYSIGTFVGLSAIGISSPVGEEMIKIDPALAASSVSLFALFNGISRPLFGWLTDRFKPRHVAMVSYTLVLIACLLMLNVKEGQVATYLIAFCLFWASLGGWLAMAPTTTLRLFNPDNYAQNYGIVFTAYGVGALLGTLIAGQIRDWFGSYTYAFYPMIFLAIVGMVVASLLLKRDKVATTGGG; this is encoded by the coding sequence ATGAATGTCACTCACGATCGCTCAGAATTAACCCTATTTGGACTGCCTGCACAACAGGGCAGATGGTTAATGATTCCACTGGGAATGAGCGTTTTACTGTGTCTGGGGAGTGTTTACTCTTGGAGTGTGTTTAGAAAACCTTTAGAAGGGGAACTGAACATTGGCGCAACGGAAAGTTTGTTACCCTATACTGTGGCATTGGTTTTTTATGCAGCCCTGATGCCGATTGCCGGGTTTTATATTCCCCGAATTGGCTCAAGAATTGTTACGGCAATCGGAGGAATCATTGTTGGAGTTGGTTACATTCTTTCGAGTTTTGCTAACAATATTGTAGCAATGACCCTCACCTACGGATTGATTGCCGGGACTGGGGTGGGAATTGCTTATGGTGTTCCAATGGCAGTAGTGGCGCGATGGTTTCCCGATAAAAAAGGATTAGCGGTGGGGTTAACGATTATTGGATTTGGACTCTCACCTCTGATTACTGCACCCCTGGCGAAAGGGTTAATTGATGCCTATAGCGTGCGAGAAACCTTGCGAATTTTAGGGATTGCCTTTACCTTAATTATTCTGGCGATCGCCACAACTCTAAAAATGCCACCCAAAGACTGGCAACCGGCACAACCCCTGTCCCCAGCATCCTGTACCGTCCCCAGCGCCTATCCCGGGAATATGCTGAAAAGTCGGTCCTTTTATGGACTCTGGATTTGTTACAGCATCGGCACCTTTGTCGGATTGAGTGCGATCGGCATTTCCAGTCCTGTGGGGGAGGAAATGATCAAGATTGACCCGGCATTAGCTGCCAGCAGTGTCTCATTATTTGCCCTATTTAATGGCATCAGTCGCCCCCTATTTGGCTGGTTAACCGATCGCTTTAAACCCCGCCATGTGGCGATGGTTTCTTATACCCTCGTCTTAATTGCCTGCCTGTTGATGCTGAATGTCAAAGAGGGACAAGTTGCCACTTATTTGATTGCGTTTTGCCTATTTTGGGCATCTCTAGGCGGATGGTTAGCAATGGCACCAACGACTACTCTGCGCCTATTTAATCCGGATAATTATGCTCAAAATTACGGCATTGTGTTTACAGCATACGGCGTGGGAGCCTTGTTAGGAACCCTAATTGCCGGACAAATTCGCGATTGGTTTGGCAGCTATACTTATGCCTTTTATCCGATGATATTCTTGGCAATTGTGGGGATGGTTGTCGCCAGTTTGCTGTTGAAGCGGGATAAAGTTGCGACAACCGGCGGGGGTTAA
- a CDS encoding DUF1997 domain-containing protein, protein MQSDILNHKQTSIDGDREASTSVACEPMWFQTHFVGCMEMYADVETVAAYFDVHQGWFKRCAHPMQAEALGENGYALTIGRFGALGYEVEPKIGLNLLPQQNRVYLIETIAIPDYVPPGYDVEFKASQELIEIPADYCNIKLRHTEDLPPTMTRVEWNLDLKVGVCFPKFIHALPLPLVQRTGDRLLAQIVKQVSRRLTYKVQEDFHSTIGRDRLELFKKKRAKTSNFDLCRQCSGANGSGEEVPEEVETP, encoded by the coding sequence ATGCAGTCAGATATTTTAAACCATAAGCAAACATCCATCGATGGCGATCGCGAGGCATCTACCTCCGTTGCTTGTGAACCGATGTGGTTTCAAACTCATTTTGTCGGATGCATGGAAATGTATGCCGATGTGGAAACTGTTGCTGCCTATTTTGACGTTCACCAAGGATGGTTTAAACGCTGTGCTCATCCGATGCAGGCAGAAGCTTTAGGAGAAAATGGCTATGCTCTGACTATTGGGCGCTTTGGTGCACTCGGTTATGAAGTGGAACCGAAAATTGGTCTGAATCTATTGCCACAACAGAATCGCGTTTATCTCATCGAAACGATCGCCATTCCCGATTATGTCCCCCCGGGTTATGACGTCGAGTTTAAAGCGTCCCAGGAATTGATAGAAATTCCGGCAGATTATTGTAATATCAAACTTCGCCATACCGAGGACCTCCCTCCCACTATGACTCGGGTGGAGTGGAATTTAGATTTAAAGGTGGGGGTTTGCTTTCCGAAGTTCATTCATGCTTTACCCCTTCCCCTCGTCCAAAGAACCGGCGATCGCCTGTTGGCACAAATTGTTAAACAAGTCTCTCGTCGCTTAACCTACAAAGTCCAGGAAGATTTTCACTCCACCATCGGGCGCGATCGCCTAGAACTCTTCAAGAAAAAACGCGCCAAAACCTCTAATTTCGATCTGTGCCGCCAATGTAGCGGTGCCAATGGCAGCGGCGAAGAGGTCCCGGAGGAAGTTGAAACTCCCTAA
- a CDS encoding DUF4079 domain-containing protein: MTIELPAPLQTGLTFFHPLLMWVLFGLSIYALVLGVKLKRTRKATGEEKKVLIKGKYNVRHYQIGSVMLALMVFGTVVGMAATYVNNGKLFFGPHLLVGLGMTTMVAISASLAPFMQQGVTWARVTHVAMNMTLLTLFGWQAFTGLQIVQKILSSDS; encoded by the coding sequence ATGACCATTGAACTGCCCGCACCGTTACAAACTGGATTGACCTTCTTCCACCCCTTGTTGATGTGGGTGTTGTTTGGACTCTCAATTTACGCCCTTGTCCTGGGAGTGAAACTGAAGCGCACTCGCAAAGCCACAGGAGAAGAGAAAAAAGTTCTAATTAAGGGCAAATACAATGTTAGACATTACCAAATCGGGTCCGTGATGTTGGCCCTGATGGTATTTGGCACTGTGGTGGGTATGGCTGCTACCTATGTGAATAATGGCAAGCTGTTTTTTGGTCCCCACCTGCTCGTGGGCTTAGGCATGACCACAATGGTGGCAATTTCCGCCTCCCTAGCGCCCTTCATGCAGCAGGGTGTCACTTGGGCGAGAGTGACTCATGTGGCGATGAATATGACCTTGCTCACCCTGTTTGGCTGGCAAGCCTTCACGGGATTGCAAATTGTCCAAAAGATTCTGAGCAGTGATTCCTAG
- a CDS encoding glycoside hydrolase family 24 protein: MVSEPSLQPLKSSQKPRVKRRRKPPKFRQIVLLLAGAIALPMLFYNVIFRRTESLPPSLMAPLPPLVMENGDPYIRALMRTISASESNVEHPYAVIYGGQYIDNFNRHPDRCVRIVAGPNLNNCSTAAGRYQFITTTWEEMAERYHPKPNGRWFWKSYSFEPSFQDQVVYAWLKDEEAWGVNISELLKQGKLDEVLYLLSGTWTSLGYGIETNSMSAYLPTIYQQLLEEELQKSM, from the coding sequence ATGGTTTCTGAACCTTCTTTACAACCGTTGAAATCGAGTCAAAAACCGCGGGTTAAACGGCGAAGAAAACCCCCGAAATTCAGACAAATAGTCTTATTGCTGGCTGGGGCGATCGCCTTACCCATGCTGTTTTATAACGTCATCTTTCGTCGCACCGAATCCCTGCCGCCCTCGTTAATGGCCCCCTTACCCCCCTTAGTCATGGAAAATGGAGACCCTTATATCCGGGCCCTGATGCGAACCATTTCCGCCAGTGAATCCAACGTGGAGCATCCCTACGCCGTGATCTATGGGGGCCAATATATTGACAACTTCAACCGCCATCCCGATCGCTGCGTGCGAATCGTCGCCGGACCCAATCTCAACAACTGCTCCACTGCTGCCGGTCGCTATCAGTTTATCACCACCACCTGGGAAGAAATGGCCGAACGCTACCACCCCAAACCCAATGGCAGATGGTTTTGGAAATCCTATAGTTTTGAGCCTTCATTCCAAGATCAAGTGGTCTATGCGTGGCTAAAAGACGAAGAAGCGTGGGGAGTGAACATTTCCGAATTATTAAAACAAGGAAAATTAGATGAAGTCTTATATCTGCTCTCTGGAACTTGGACCAGTCTCGGCTACGGGATTGAAACCAATTCCATGAGCGCGTATTTACCCACCATTTACCAGCAACTCCTGGAAGAGGAACTGCAAAAATCCATGTAA
- a CDS encoding DUF1206 domain-containing protein — protein sequence MTQSTQSEWIERFARFGYAAKGFVYGLVGILALQAAFTKGGRTTDPKGVLYTIVEQPFGQALLSFVTIGLIGYAMWRFLQAFMDTDNKGTDFKGLIERFGFGMSAVIYSGFAFTAIKLLMGNGDSGGEQSDQSAQHWTARFLSQPFGEWLVGLAGAVVIGLGFYYFYKAFSGKFRKELKIREMTPNEEKWVMRAGRVGLSARGVIFTMIGWFLMRAAYQSNANEAQAIPGTLDTLLRQPYGSLLLGVVAAGLVIYGLYMGVHARYRRIRPPQADPQQLLNLGQ from the coding sequence ATGACTCAATCTACACAATCAGAATGGATCGAGCGTTTTGCTCGCTTTGGATATGCTGCCAAAGGATTTGTTTACGGCTTGGTTGGTATTCTAGCCTTGCAAGCAGCATTCACCAAAGGGGGACGAACCACGGACCCAAAGGGGGTGCTTTACACCATAGTTGAGCAACCTTTTGGCCAAGCATTACTGTCTTTTGTAACCATTGGTCTAATTGGTTATGCAATGTGGCGTTTTCTACAAGCCTTCATGGATACTGACAATAAAGGTACTGATTTCAAAGGCTTAATCGAGCGATTCGGATTTGGAATGAGTGCGGTCATTTATTCTGGGTTTGCTTTTACTGCCATTAAACTCTTGATGGGAAATGGAGACAGTGGCGGAGAACAAAGTGATCAAAGCGCTCAACATTGGACCGCCCGGTTTCTCTCACAACCCTTTGGAGAATGGTTGGTGGGATTGGCTGGTGCAGTCGTAATTGGTTTAGGATTTTATTATTTTTATAAAGCCTTTAGCGGGAAGTTTCGCAAAGAATTAAAAATCAGAGAAATGACTCCCAATGAAGAAAAATGGGTGATGAGAGCAGGTCGAGTGGGGTTATCTGCAAGGGGTGTTATTTTTACCATGATTGGCTGGTTTTTGATGCGGGCGGCTTATCAATCGAACGCGAATGAAGCCCAGGCTATTCCCGGCACTTTAGATACTTTATTGAGGCAGCCTTATGGGAGTTTGCTGTTGGGGGTTGTAGCCGCAGGATTGGTGATTTATGGACTGTATATGGGAGTACACGCCCGCTATCGGCGCATTCGCCCTCCCCAAGCTGACCCGCAACAACTTTTAAATCTGGGACAATAG
- a CDS encoding acyl-CoA thioesterase: protein MTLEQDTLLETALAFTVKPYDIDITGFVSQMILMRWIEDLRLDLFQQYFSLEQQLELGISPLIGKTRLEYHKPIKLFDLIEGRMWFSDMGSVKWIVKTELMVDDKIAVTAKQTGCFIHVSSHRLVAIPDNLVKKFATHSSA from the coding sequence ATGACCTTAGAACAAGATACGCTATTAGAGACGGCTTTAGCTTTTACCGTGAAACCCTACGATATTGATATCACCGGGTTTGTCAGCCAAATGATTTTGATGCGCTGGATTGAAGATTTACGCTTAGATTTATTTCAACAGTATTTTTCTTTAGAACAGCAATTAGAATTAGGGATCTCGCCCCTCATTGGTAAAACTCGTCTGGAATATCATAAACCCATCAAATTGTTTGATTTGATTGAGGGGCGAATGTGGTTTAGTGACATGGGGTCGGTTAAATGGATTGTCAAAACCGAGTTAATGGTGGATGATAAAATTGCCGTGACTGCCAAACAGACGGGATGTTTTATCCATGTTTCAAGTCATCGTTTGGTTGCCATCCCAGACAACTTGGTGAAAAAATTTGCCACCCATTCATCGGCGTGA